The following proteins are encoded in a genomic region of Spirosoma sp. SC4-14:
- a CDS encoding alpha-galactosidase, producing MSKSRWLGTFLLISQLAFGQIQSLPIYKPVAVQTDWLIAPITQKAAVYQANYAKDLVLSNGLLVRRFRISPNLATVDYQNRTTNEQFVRSIRPEARLVLNGKTHQVGGLYGQKEHAYLREEWLDNFTANTADFQFKTFSVAPLKPAVDWQRRTWASNLTLPTGQELSLLFISDSPELKGIEVTVHYALYDGIPTLCKWLTIQNKRSDGVHIDQVVNEVLATPEEESAVVGSPDQMKKPQRIYVENNFAFNNAMRYELSDQATHWKTDSLYTSQVNYNYETPCVLEVYPGRGVGIDLEAGQTYTSIRTHELLLDSYDRERNGLARRRFYRTVAPWTTQNPIFMHLVSTDPATVRSVIDQCADTGYEMVILSFGSGLNMEDTTQANIQKFKSLVDYAHSKGILLGGYSLFSSRRIDDATDVIDPKTGLPDTGAFFGHAPCLASRWGINYLNGLKKFITETGFDILEHDGPYPGDVCASTSHPGHKGLHDSQWVQMEMQKGFYRFLNQKGVYINAPDWYFMDGTNKIALGYREVNFSLSREQQKLLNRQNIFDGTWEKTPAMGWGFVPLTKYQGGGPEAVLEPLHEHLSDYTQLMMQYYGAGVQACYRGPRLYDTDATKQAVKQVIDWYKKYRMILNADIIHLRRPDGRDWDGIMHVDPTQKEKGLLMLYNPLKMKITRTVKLPLYYTGLRDKAMIRQGDGKPRMYALNRQYDVELTVELEPESYGWWVIE from the coding sequence ATGAGCAAATCTCGCTGGTTAGGGACCTTTTTACTGATTTCGCAACTTGCATTCGGGCAAATTCAATCATTACCAATTTATAAACCCGTTGCGGTTCAGACCGATTGGCTTATTGCGCCCATAACGCAAAAAGCGGCCGTATATCAGGCCAATTATGCTAAAGACCTTGTTCTGTCGAATGGTTTACTGGTTCGTCGGTTTCGGATAAGCCCCAATCTGGCAACGGTCGATTATCAGAACCGCACCACTAACGAGCAGTTTGTGCGCTCAATCCGGCCCGAAGCCCGGCTGGTGCTGAATGGGAAAACGCATCAGGTTGGTGGTCTGTATGGACAGAAAGAACACGCCTACCTGCGAGAAGAATGGCTGGATAATTTCACGGCCAATACGGCTGATTTTCAATTTAAAACGTTCTCAGTTGCGCCATTGAAACCTGCTGTCGACTGGCAGCGCCGGACGTGGGCTTCAAATTTGACCTTACCAACCGGCCAGGAGCTGTCTTTGTTGTTTATATCAGATTCGCCTGAGCTAAAAGGCATTGAAGTAACGGTTCACTATGCACTTTACGACGGTATACCAACGCTTTGCAAATGGCTAACGATTCAGAATAAGCGTTCGGACGGTGTTCATATTGATCAGGTTGTCAACGAAGTTCTGGCTACACCCGAAGAAGAATCGGCCGTAGTTGGCTCGCCCGATCAGATGAAGAAACCACAGCGGATTTATGTTGAAAACAATTTTGCCTTCAACAATGCCATGCGCTACGAGCTTTCTGATCAGGCAACGCACTGGAAAACCGATTCGCTCTATACATCTCAGGTCAACTACAATTACGAAACACCCTGCGTGCTGGAAGTATATCCCGGTCGGGGTGTTGGCATCGATCTGGAAGCTGGCCAAACCTATACGTCGATTCGTACACACGAACTGCTCCTCGATTCGTATGATCGTGAACGAAACGGCCTGGCACGCCGACGGTTCTATCGGACAGTAGCCCCCTGGACCACACAAAACCCCATATTCATGCATCTGGTCAGCACCGATCCGGCTACAGTCAGAAGTGTGATCGATCAATGCGCAGATACGGGCTACGAAATGGTAATTCTGAGTTTTGGCAGTGGCCTGAATATGGAAGATACTACGCAGGCGAATATCCAGAAGTTCAAAAGTCTGGTCGATTATGCGCACAGCAAAGGCATTTTGTTAGGGGGCTATTCGCTGTTTAGCAGCCGTCGGATTGATGATGCAACTGATGTTATTGATCCGAAAACAGGTTTACCCGATACAGGCGCCTTCTTTGGGCATGCGCCCTGCCTGGCCAGCCGCTGGGGCATCAATTACCTGAACGGCCTGAAAAAATTCATTACCGAAACCGGCTTCGATATTCTTGAACACGATGGCCCTTACCCCGGCGATGTTTGCGCTTCTACCAGCCATCCGGGGCATAAAGGTCTCCACGATTCGCAATGGGTGCAAATGGAAATGCAGAAGGGTTTTTACCGATTTCTGAACCAGAAAGGAGTTTACATCAATGCACCCGACTGGTATTTTATGGATGGCACCAACAAGATTGCCCTGGGTTATCGGGAAGTTAATTTTTCCCTCTCGCGGGAACAGCAGAAGCTCCTGAACCGCCAGAATATTTTCGATGGTACCTGGGAAAAAACACCGGCCATGGGCTGGGGCTTTGTGCCGCTTACCAAATACCAGGGCGGTGGCCCCGAGGCTGTACTGGAACCGTTGCATGAGCACCTCAGCGACTACACGCAACTTATGATGCAATATTATGGTGCTGGTGTTCAGGCCTGTTATCGAGGGCCACGGCTGTATGATACCGATGCCACAAAGCAGGCCGTAAAACAGGTCATTGATTGGTATAAGAAATACCGGATGATTTTAAATGCCGATATTATTCATCTTCGTCGGCCCGATGGCCGCGACTGGGATGGAATTATGCACGTTGATCCAACGCAGAAGGAAAAAGGGCTGTTGATGCTTTATAATCCGCTGAAAATGAAAATCACTCGGACCGTAAAGCTTCCTCTCTACTACACTGGTCTTCGCGATAAGGCTATGATCCGGCAGGGCGATGGCAAGCCCAGAATGTATGCCTTAAACCGGCAATATGATGTTGAACTGACGGTCGAACTAGAACCCGAAAGCTACGGATGGTGGGTAATCGAATAG
- a CDS encoding serine hydrolase has translation MKHISSILFLLFFSTFGYCQPRTDAFLVNLFARNKTDVFQNVIRFPERYRVQIIYTQIDRNKTNEPSFRHYFFNVDSTNYFNPASTVKLPLALLSLEKLNRLNNPAVTKFTAMQFDSAYSRQTKEGHDSTAETGYPSIAQFIRKAFLVSDNDAYSRMYEFVGQSEINRSLHAKGYLDTRITHRFVRMTPDENRHTNPVRFLDLAGKTIYTQPAAYNTDPFDFRRIAKLGNGYYAKDSLIHEPFDFTERNKMPLETFQQILQSVMFPMSVPATQRFRLTPDDYHFLYQYLSQYPGETNYPKYDAEQYYDSYVKFFFMDSLHHQMPDGIRVFNKVGWAYGFLTDASYVADFKNNVEFMLSATIYVNNDGILNDDKYEYDTIGHPFLYQLGQTIYLYELQRKRQHTPNLNGFQIQYEKRQNDSRPVVKNVDN, from the coding sequence ATGAAACACATCAGCAGCATCCTCTTCTTATTGTTTTTCTCCACATTTGGTTACTGCCAGCCCCGAACCGATGCGTTTTTAGTTAATCTGTTTGCCAGAAATAAGACGGATGTGTTTCAGAACGTAATTCGGTTTCCGGAGCGCTATCGGGTTCAGATAATTTATACACAGATCGACCGGAACAAGACCAATGAACCATCGTTTCGACATTATTTTTTTAACGTCGACAGCACTAATTATTTCAACCCGGCTTCAACGGTAAAGCTTCCGCTGGCATTGCTCTCGCTCGAAAAACTGAATCGGCTGAACAACCCTGCCGTGACGAAATTTACGGCTATGCAATTCGACAGTGCATATAGCAGGCAAACAAAAGAAGGACACGACTCAACAGCCGAAACGGGTTATCCGTCCATTGCTCAGTTTATCCGAAAAGCCTTTCTGGTTAGCGACAACGATGCCTATAGTCGTATGTATGAATTTGTTGGTCAGAGTGAGATTAACCGCTCCTTACACGCCAAAGGGTATCTGGATACGCGCATCACGCATCGGTTTGTGCGGATGACACCCGACGAAAACCGGCATACAAATCCCGTGCGGTTTCTTGATCTGGCGGGCAAAACCATCTATACGCAACCAGCGGCCTATAATACTGACCCGTTCGATTTTCGGCGGATTGCTAAACTGGGGAACGGATATTATGCAAAAGATAGCCTGATTCATGAGCCGTTCGACTTTACAGAACGGAACAAAATGCCGCTGGAAACTTTTCAGCAGATTTTGCAGTCAGTAATGTTTCCGATGTCGGTTCCCGCAACGCAACGCTTTCGGCTTACACCCGACGATTACCATTTTCTTTATCAGTACCTGTCGCAATATCCCGGCGAAACCAATTACCCCAAATACGATGCGGAGCAATATTATGACAGTTACGTGAAATTTTTCTTTATGGATAGCCTACATCATCAGATGCCTGATGGAATTCGGGTATTTAACAAAGTAGGTTGGGCTTATGGCTTCCTGACAGATGCATCGTATGTCGCCGATTTTAAAAATAATGTCGAATTTATGCTTTCGGCTACCATTTACGTCAATAACGACGGCATACTCAACGACGATAAGTATGAATACGATACCATTGGGCATCCGTTTTTATATCAGTTAGGACAAACCATCTATCTGTACGAGCTACAGCGGAAACGGCAGCATACGCCCAACCTAAACGGCTTTCAAATTCAGTATGAGAAACGGCAAAATGATTCCCGGCCCGTGGTTAAAAATGTGGATAACTAA
- a CDS encoding DUF3037 domain-containing protein: MHVYEYAVVRFMPRVDREEFLNVGVILYCREQGFLQTRFALNEPRLRAFSAEIDLEELDARLQVFQRICAGRREGGPIGCLSIAERFRWLTATRSTVVQTSPVHPGLCIDAQETLQRLFAELVL; encoded by the coding sequence ATGCACGTGTATGAATATGCCGTAGTCCGGTTTATGCCACGCGTTGACCGGGAAGAATTTTTGAACGTGGGTGTCATTTTATATTGCCGCGAGCAAGGGTTTTTGCAAACGCGGTTCGCGCTAAACGAACCGCGTTTGAGGGCGTTTTCGGCTGAAATCGATTTGGAAGAGCTTGATGCACGCTTGCAGGTTTTTCAGCGAATATGTGCCGGTCGGAGAGAAGGTGGCCCAATCGGTTGCCTATCTATTGCCGAACGGTTTCGCTGGCTTACGGCCACCCGCAGCACAGTTGTGCAAACCTCGCCGGTACATCCGGGCCTGTGTATCGATGCGCAGGAGACTCTTCAGCGGTTGTTTGCCGAACTGGTTCTGTAG
- a CDS encoding HipA family kinase, producing MSYPQPELRTVAVTRYGKPLREGGSLPALVEADDNFLYVLKFRGAGQGAKALIAELIAGEIARAVGLRVPEIVFANLDVAFGRTEPDEEIQDLLRASEGLNLALHYLSGSITFDPVINDVDARLASEIVWLDAFVMNVDRTARNTNMLMWHKELWLIDHGAALYVHHTGPDWPQLSLRPFTQIKDHVLLPQATELDAVDTAFRTILTPDRIRAIVSLIPDEWVMNESAEELRQVYAHFLESRIAASEVFVNAAKEARNARV from the coding sequence GTGAGTTATCCTCAACCTGAACTACGAACCGTTGCTGTAACGCGCTATGGGAAGCCGTTGCGCGAAGGGGGCTCTTTACCGGCTCTTGTCGAAGCCGACGATAATTTTTTATATGTCCTCAAGTTTCGGGGCGCCGGACAGGGGGCCAAGGCATTAATTGCTGAACTCATTGCCGGTGAAATTGCCAGGGCAGTGGGTTTGCGTGTTCCCGAAATTGTGTTTGCTAATCTGGACGTTGCTTTTGGCAGAACCGAGCCCGACGAAGAAATTCAGGATTTGTTGCGGGCGAGTGAAGGACTTAATCTGGCCCTTCATTACCTGTCGGGTTCCATTACGTTCGACCCCGTGATCAATGATGTCGACGCCCGGCTGGCTTCAGAGATCGTGTGGCTGGATGCATTTGTGATGAATGTCGATCGGACGGCGCGGAATACCAATATGCTCATGTGGCATAAAGAATTATGGCTGATCGATCATGGTGCTGCGTTGTATGTGCATCATACCGGTCCCGACTGGCCACAGCTAAGTTTGCGGCCTTTTACGCAGATTAAAGATCATGTGCTGCTACCTCAGGCGACCGAACTCGATGCGGTTGACACCGCTTTTCGCACTATTTTGACACCCGACCGTATTCGGGCAATTGTTTCGCTTATTCCCGACGAATGGGTAATGAATGAGTCGGCAGAAGAGCTTCGGCAGGTATACGCCCACTTTTTAGAGTCGCGGATAGCCGCTTCAGAAGTATTTGTCAACGCAGCAAAGGAGGCCAGAAATGCACGTGTATGA
- a CDS encoding siderophore-interacting protein: MTSGNPKRQIILELVQVVSFIDLTPHMRRITVMSNGLIGLQGLIPGIHLKLLIPQPGQEKPILPVFDAEGQPLPPPEHGLPSVRTYTVRSFVPETGELAIDFVLHGDEGPASAWATTVQIGSYLGIALRGGIPYRQADWYLLAGDQTALPAISAILEQLPASANGLAFVEISDATEEQALYYKANIALHWLHRNGIEAGRSTILEEAIRSAPIPEGRSDVRFIWVATESSATKRIRDYLRMRYQLAHHELHAAAYWKLGMNEDTYQEMRHRGSEQ; the protein is encoded by the coding sequence ATGACTTCGGGTAATCCTAAGCGGCAAATCATACTGGAACTGGTGCAGGTCGTATCGTTTATAGATCTAACACCACATATGCGCCGGATTACCGTGATGAGCAATGGGCTGATTGGTTTGCAGGGATTAATTCCGGGTATCCATCTAAAGCTACTCATACCGCAACCTGGTCAGGAAAAGCCGATCCTACCCGTTTTCGATGCAGAAGGTCAGCCACTTCCGCCACCCGAACACGGTCTTCCCAGCGTGCGTACGTATACGGTCCGGTCGTTCGTACCAGAAACCGGCGAGTTAGCCATCGACTTTGTACTACACGGCGACGAAGGCCCCGCATCGGCCTGGGCAACTACCGTTCAAATCGGCAGTTATCTGGGCATTGCGCTACGCGGTGGCATTCCATATCGGCAAGCCGACTGGTATTTGCTGGCAGGCGACCAAACGGCATTGCCTGCTATTAGCGCCATCCTGGAACAACTACCGGCATCGGCAAATGGACTGGCGTTTGTAGAAATCTCCGATGCTACCGAAGAGCAGGCATTATACTACAAGGCCAATATTGCCCTGCACTGGCTTCATCGCAACGGCATTGAAGCGGGACGAAGTACCATTCTGGAAGAAGCCATCCGTTCGGCTCCGATACCTGAGGGGCGTTCAGATGTTCGCTTTATCTGGGTGGCAACTGAATCGTCGGCTACGAAACGAATTCGCGATTACCTGCGGATGCGGTATCAGCTTGCGCACCATGAACTACATGCAGCCGCTTACTGGAAACTGGGTATGAACGAAGACACCTATCAGGAAATGCGGCATCGGGGAAGCGAGCAATAG
- a CDS encoding serine hydrolase domain-containing protein — MKFIHCLITLISCLTFLFIACSRPKNRTTLSLDDKLNSLFASVPDFSGVVLIADKGQPIYQKAFGFKNVETNDPMTASSIFELASVSKQFTAMTIMMLKEEGKLAYDDLIEKYIPGLPYPGITIRHLLNHTSGLPDYQDVMDKHWDKSKVASNTDNIAYLIQYHPAALFEPGAKYEYSNTGYMLLASITEKASGQDFIEFCRKRIFKPVGMSHTDIRTLDEKVKLPEMAWGYMYVPEKKRYVRADSFPQFNYAIWLGNRKGPGRISSTANDLLKWDRALYTNMLVKQQTLTDAFMAAKLNNGTLSPYGFGWELEKSEKLGKVVRHSGDNPGYKTQLIRYIDADRTVILLCNNAHENLPAILKTIETLVAD; from the coding sequence ATGAAATTTATACACTGCCTCATTACGCTCATTTCCTGCTTAACCTTTTTGTTCATTGCCTGTAGCCGACCGAAAAACCGGACCACCCTTTCTCTGGACGATAAGCTGAACTCACTATTCGCCAGCGTTCCCGATTTTAGTGGTGTTGTACTTATTGCCGACAAAGGACAGCCGATCTATCAGAAAGCTTTTGGTTTTAAAAACGTTGAAACCAACGATCCGATGACTGCCTCATCTATTTTCGAACTGGCATCCGTATCGAAGCAGTTTACGGCCATGACGATTATGATGCTGAAAGAGGAAGGAAAACTAGCCTACGACGACCTCATCGAAAAGTATATTCCCGGCCTTCCTTATCCCGGCATTACCATTCGCCATCTACTCAACCACACCTCAGGGCTGCCCGACTATCAGGACGTGATGGATAAACACTGGGATAAGAGCAAAGTAGCCAGTAACACCGACAACATTGCCTACCTGATTCAGTATCACCCTGCTGCACTATTCGAGCCAGGTGCTAAATACGAATACAGCAACACCGGCTATATGCTGCTAGCCAGCATTACTGAGAAAGCCTCGGGGCAGGATTTTATTGAATTTTGTCGAAAGCGCATTTTTAAGCCAGTGGGTATGTCGCATACCGATATCCGAACCCTTGACGAAAAAGTGAAACTTCCCGAAATGGCCTGGGGGTATATGTACGTTCCCGAGAAAAAGCGGTATGTCCGCGCTGATTCGTTTCCGCAGTTTAATTATGCCATCTGGCTGGGTAACCGCAAAGGACCGGGCCGAATCAGCTCAACGGCCAACGATCTGCTCAAATGGGACCGCGCCCTATACACCAACATGCTCGTTAAACAACAGACGCTTACGGATGCCTTCATGGCCGCCAAACTCAACAATGGCACTTTATCGCCGTATGGATTTGGCTGGGAGTTGGAAAAAAGCGAAAAACTTGGCAAAGTTGTGCGCCACAGTGGCGACAATCCTGGCTACAAAACCCAGCTAATTCGGTATATCGACGCTGACAGAACCGTTATTTTGCTGTGCAACAACGCTCACGAAAACCTGCCTGCCATCCTGAAAACCATTGAAACACTGGTAGCCGACTAA
- a CDS encoding 3-hydroxyacyl-CoA dehydrogenase family protein yields the protein MNLPIIPENIPVGVVGLGLMGCSITTCLLMAGHPVVAVAPLPVDMETAEPRIREHLAKSFQEGLLTKEPATYLEPLVITEEYSLLKNCRVIMECTVENIAIKKAVYERVEAVVADDAIITSNTSAIPISLLQRETRLPARFLGLHWAEPSHTTRFLEIICGDLSDVPTAEWLYELSHQWGKEPTLVRKDIRGFITNRLMYAMYREAFNLVEKGYATIEDVDRACRNNAGYWMTLVGVFRWMDLTGVPAYHTVMKDLFPTLSNQTEVPQLIDAIVNAGGKGVLNAQGFYEYTPEEAELWKQTYEEFSYDIRRLALKYPADVVQKKLAARKATEE from the coding sequence ATGAATCTACCCATAATTCCAGAAAATATTCCCGTAGGCGTAGTTGGCCTGGGCCTGATGGGGTGTAGCATTACAACCTGCCTGCTGATGGCGGGGCATCCGGTGGTGGCCGTTGCTCCGTTGCCCGTCGATATGGAAACTGCCGAACCGCGCATTCGCGAGCATCTGGCAAAATCGTTTCAGGAAGGGCTGCTGACAAAAGAACCCGCAACGTATCTGGAGCCGCTTGTCATTACGGAAGAGTATAGCCTGCTGAAAAACTGCCGGGTTATTATGGAATGTACCGTTGAGAACATAGCCATTAAAAAAGCAGTCTATGAACGAGTCGAAGCGGTTGTTGCCGACGATGCCATCATTACCAGCAATACATCGGCGATTCCCATCAGTCTTCTTCAGCGTGAAACTCGTTTGCCAGCTCGCTTTCTGGGATTACACTGGGCTGAACCATCGCATACGACTCGTTTTCTGGAAATTATTTGCGGAGATCTGAGTGATGTACCAACGGCGGAGTGGCTCTACGAATTGTCGCATCAATGGGGAAAAGAACCAACGCTGGTCCGCAAAGACATTCGTGGTTTCATTACCAACCGGCTGATGTATGCCATGTATCGCGAGGCCTTTAATCTGGTCGAAAAAGGGTATGCTACCATTGAAGACGTCGATCGAGCCTGTCGGAACAATGCCGGTTACTGGATGACGCTGGTGGGTGTTTTTCGCTGGATGGATTTAACCGGTGTTCCGGCTTACCACACCGTGATGAAAGACCTGTTTCCAACATTGAGCAACCAGACCGAAGTGCCCCAATTGATCGATGCTATTGTAAACGCAGGGGGTAAAGGTGTTTTAAATGCGCAGGGTTTTTATGAATACACCCCCGAAGAAGCCGAACTCTGGAAACAAACCTATGAGGAGTTTAGCTACGATATTCGTCGGTTGGCGCTAAAGTATCCGGCCGATGTTGTACAAAAGAAACTGGCTGCCCGTAAAGCTACTGAGGAATGA
- a CDS encoding histidinol-phosphatase → MKKFIYLILILNWFLSGSTYAQNWYKGNLHTHSLWSDGDDYPEMIMDWYKANGYQFVGLSDHNVIQNVDKWVNVPHQNDRRRTFDRYLRTFGPDWVTYKRGANDSLKVKLKKLDEYRSYFEEPGKFLIIKSEELSTGFQGKPIHINVTNVQNLIRPLPGNSVAEVMQNNIDQVVAQRRQTGQPLFPHINHPNFYYAIKAEDLMQLRYERFFEVFNGHPLVNNYGDSTREGTESMWDKINFRFLQQGRPIMYGLGTDDSHNYYFFGPEFSNSGRAWVMVNAPELTPRSLIEAMEAGRFYSTSGVLLKQLPQHNKTLTVQVQAEPKVSYRIQFFGIRQGKTTAELLREVSDTSATYALTDDLLLLRAKIISNKPKYNPFMPGDVETAWTQPIVQKPVPQPLASVSPLPNAHAHNDYEQSRPLWDALDNGFTSVEADIHLIDDTLYVAHERPGFKNAASTLETLYLNPLAERIRQNKGHIFTGYNGPFYLMIDAKTEAESTYQVLKKVLQRYQSMLTTGSRTKNQNGVITVVLSGNRPVQTISKDKNHFVTIDGRPSDLGKGYSQAIMPIVSDAYPNQLSWRGKGEIPADQFEKLRLLVRRVHKEGKKLRLWASPEDPVVWAKLREAGVDFLSTDQQELVRDFLLKTNSN, encoded by the coding sequence ATGAAAAAATTCATCTACCTGATCCTTATACTGAACTGGTTTTTAAGCGGTTCGACTTACGCCCAAAACTGGTATAAAGGTAATCTGCATACGCATTCGCTCTGGAGTGATGGCGACGATTACCCCGAAATGATTATGGACTGGTATAAAGCCAATGGCTATCAGTTTGTTGGCTTATCGGACCATAACGTGATTCAGAATGTTGATAAATGGGTGAATGTGCCGCATCAGAACGACCGTCGGCGAACATTTGACCGCTACCTGCGCACGTTTGGGCCCGACTGGGTCACCTACAAGCGCGGTGCTAACGACTCTCTCAAAGTTAAACTCAAAAAGCTGGACGAATACCGTAGCTATTTCGAAGAACCAGGAAAATTCCTAATCATCAAAAGCGAAGAACTCTCAACGGGCTTTCAGGGAAAACCGATTCATATTAACGTCACTAACGTTCAAAACCTGATTCGGCCCCTCCCCGGCAATAGCGTAGCCGAGGTTATGCAAAACAATATCGACCAGGTTGTTGCGCAACGACGGCAGACAGGACAACCTTTATTTCCGCACATTAATCATCCTAATTTTTATTATGCTATCAAGGCCGAAGATCTCATGCAACTTCGGTATGAGCGTTTTTTCGAAGTCTTCAATGGCCATCCGCTGGTGAATAACTATGGCGACAGCACCCGCGAAGGTACAGAATCGATGTGGGACAAGATCAACTTTCGGTTTTTGCAGCAAGGCCGCCCCATTATGTATGGCCTCGGCACCGACGACAGCCACAACTACTATTTTTTTGGGCCGGAATTCAGCAATTCGGGTCGAGCCTGGGTTATGGTTAATGCGCCCGAGCTAACCCCTCGTTCGCTAATCGAAGCGATGGAAGCCGGGCGGTTTTACTCAACATCAGGTGTTTTATTAAAACAACTGCCCCAACACAACAAGACCCTGACGGTTCAGGTGCAGGCCGAACCGAAGGTCTCGTATCGAATTCAGTTTTTCGGAATCAGGCAGGGAAAAACAACCGCCGAGTTACTACGGGAAGTGTCGGACACCTCCGCTACCTATGCCCTGACCGATGATTTGCTGCTATTGCGGGCCAAAATCATTTCGAATAAACCGAAATACAATCCATTTATGCCGGGCGACGTAGAAACGGCCTGGACACAGCCCATTGTTCAGAAGCCGGTACCGCAACCACTCGCCAGCGTTTCGCCCCTCCCCAATGCCCATGCTCATAACGATTACGAACAATCGCGACCGCTTTGGGATGCGCTCGACAATGGCTTTACGAGTGTTGAAGCCGATATTCACCTGATTGACGACACATTGTATGTTGCCCACGAACGGCCGGGCTTCAAAAATGCAGCCTCAACCCTCGAAACTCTATACCTCAATCCATTAGCAGAACGAATTCGCCAGAACAAAGGGCACATTTTTACGGGATATAATGGCCCGTTCTACCTCATGATCGATGCTAAAACCGAAGCAGAAAGCACTTATCAGGTATTGAAAAAAGTGCTTCAGCGCTACCAATCAATGCTCACGACCGGTAGCCGGACAAAAAATCAAAACGGTGTTATCACGGTAGTCTTGTCAGGCAATCGACCGGTTCAGACGATAAGTAAGGACAAAAATCACTTCGTAACCATTGACGGTCGCCCCAGCGATCTGGGCAAAGGCTATTCGCAGGCAATTATGCCCATTGTCAGCGATGCCTATCCGAATCAGTTAAGCTGGCGTGGAAAAGGTGAAATACCCGCCGACCAATTCGAGAAATTACGCCTGTTGGTAAGGCGGGTCCATAAAGAAGGGAAAAAACTGCGGCTTTGGGCCAGCCCCGAAGACCCGGTCGTCTGGGCAAAGCTTCGTGAAGCCGGTGTCGACTTTCTAAGTACCGATCAGCAGGAACTAGTGCGCGACTTTTTACTGAAAACAAACAGCAACTAA
- a CDS encoding helix-turn-helix domain-containing protein — MGNSRKNKDFNPHNCPVTHCLSRIGGQWKVLILYGISKNCNRFSKLQRAIPSVSKQMLVNQLRELEDDGIIERTIYPEIPPRVEYKLSDYGRSLIPVINVMQEWGLNDLKAQASDRVFMQPE, encoded by the coding sequence ATGGGTAATTCGCGCAAAAACAAGGATTTTAATCCACATAACTGTCCGGTTACGCACTGCCTGAGTCGAATTGGCGGTCAGTGGAAAGTGCTGATTTTGTACGGAATCAGCAAAAACTGTAATCGGTTCAGTAAGCTGCAACGCGCCATTCCCTCCGTTAGCAAACAGATGCTGGTTAACCAATTGCGCGAACTGGAAGACGACGGTATTATCGAACGAACTATTTACCCGGAAATTCCACCTCGCGTCGAATACAAACTAAGCGACTACGGCCGATCATTAATTCCTGTAATTAACGTCATGCAGGAATGGGGGTTAAATGATTTGAAGGCCCAGGCTTCAGATCGCGTTTTTATGCAACCCGAGTGA
- a CDS encoding LytTR family DNA-binding domain-containing protein, producing the protein MYCESDSNYTNVIAIQNRSFLLTRTLREVQEVLEERNFLRVHRQYVINLDHIKLFMKGEGAYLVMSNDVSIPVARNQKEKLIQRFGWL; encoded by the coding sequence ATTTACTGCGAGTCTGATAGTAATTACACCAACGTTATTGCTATCCAGAACCGATCTTTTCTACTGACGCGCACCCTTCGCGAGGTGCAGGAAGTGCTGGAAGAACGGAACTTTCTGCGGGTTCACCGGCAGTACGTCATCAACCTCGACCACATCAAACTGTTCATGAAGGGCGAAGGGGCTTACCTGGTCATGAGCAACGACGTCAGTATCCCCGTAGCCCGCAATCAGAAAGAGAAATTGATACAGCGGTTTGGGTGGCTGTAG